From the genome of Solanum stenotomum isolate F172 chromosome 5, ASM1918654v1, whole genome shotgun sequence:
aatattaccGACATTCAAAACAATAAAGCAATACCtaaagaatatgaatttaaaactagaagtcatagctaaaacggattccataattttgaaaaaattatacactatAAGTTAccttcttcaaaaaaaaatattatacactaattaaattaaagtagaacaaaagaagtaatttttttaaagaaaattttcgAAACACGTGTCTACTTCAGCGTGAAGTCTTCagtttaaaactaaaagtcatagctaaaacggtttcataattttgaaaaaattatatactaattatattaaattagaGCAAAAGAATagtttttttagatttttttttcgaaaCACACTGAAGCAGACACATCGACGGAGACGTGCCTGCTTCAACGCGAACTctctcttatataataagagaaaatcTACTAAATATCTATCAATATTTGATCATACGTGAACTCAGTTATTAATGTATTATTATTAACTTGAAATCTCGATAGAAATTCAtgaactttaaattttgaatccgcCTCTGAGTCTATTTGAGGCTTAAGTTTTGACTTTTCTTGTCTTAATGATGTTAGCTGAGATCACATTGGATATTCTAACAATAGTTCAAAGAATATCGACAAGTCATTCTTTAATGAAGCAGGAGTAATCAAAACTAATGCTCAACAATATTATCTGTCATATAAGGTCAGATATTTATAGGGGGAGCCCTGAAAAAGATGGTTAGGAAATGAAatttaatatcatataaaaGCCTATACAGCCCATAGGTATACCATTGTGCATTTaataaatgaaacataaatatataatctTTAACTTATGTGTAAAGCTCAAAGCTGAAAATTATTTGTGGAGTACTGTATTTAATcagaaacagtctctctactCCATAAAAGGTCTTTGTCTGCATACATAATATTTTCTTCAGACAACACGTTGTCTTATGAGATTACactaaatatatgtaaaaaaacaATATGGTTTTTGAATGGTTCTTGTATTCGCTTTGACTAAGAAATCCCACtttgtgggggtgggggtgtaAAACACTTCTTACAGAGACGACTTTATTTCTAAGGCTCGAACTCGAGACTTCTAGTTGTGGTTCCTCTGTCTTCGCTTACGAGGGCAAAAGTGCTTTGTCACCAGGGTTTCCTTTTCCTCAATCAAGTTAGCTGTGTCAACCTTAAGATTAATTTGACATTTTGTTATGAGCTAACAGAAAGATGGATGGAAGTTCAAATAATAACAATGGTACATAACTATTTATGGCAAAATTGTAGGATTTGAAAAAGCCAATTGACATTAAATTGCACTGACACTTGAGCATGGGACACTCTTTGAAGCTTCCTAAAATTCCACTTTTGTTTTCTACATAGTTTTGTTTTGCAGTTCTAGTAGtgcactctcatttttcaagtGTTTATCATCTTTTGTACATGCAATTCATGTTTCCTCTTGTTGCTTGTTTATTATGTCCCACTATTCTTCTACATTCACTTGTGTACCTTTTAAATAAATTGGGAGCAGAGCTATAGGTAGAGTATCGTTTTCGAATTGATCTGAATTCAGTACTTTCGATAATCGATACAGAGCGTAAATTTATGTGTAAAAATCCATGAATAACAAATAGTAGATGTGAACTCATATCTGTAAACATATAATAGATTCAAtgttaagttggtttggttggTTCGAACCAGACCAGACTAAATGTATTCGTGATTTTTAGtcgatttggtttgatttttcgatTCTAATAACACATATTACGAAATAGTATTGTGTCAAGTGGTGAAATTAGATGACACTCCTATTAAGAATAACTATCACATCTATGATgatgataaaaagaaaacataagtaCCCCTAAACTTGTTCCAACTTACAATCAAACTCTTCGATAACGTCGTTGTCCCGATATTTTTTGATTGCTATAgtgaaatactttttttaaagaaCATGAATGTTTTAGTGAATGTTAATATAGAGGATGGCAATAAAAGAATGCAGAAAGTTTAGGGAAAGATCTCTATTTTTGACAGAATAGCAGGGTCTTAAATTTTGTTTCTATCTAACAATAATAATCTTAAAAATTGGTGTTTCCATATTTGTTTAAATGGAATATGGACCCTCTGTTTAATTTGAGGTATGAAAAAGGAAACAGCAAGGATgaagttaaatattttcttgagaGTGATATTTTGGTTGAGGATATAATATATGCTCTGCCATAAAATAAATACTTGTACAAACACAAAATATAATGACAATTCATTTAGCCACCCATCTCTTCTGCCTTCTGGGTAAATGCTTTTGGATGAACTcttcataatataattttcaattttttttttaattatcgtGGTGTTTGAGTCAGTTTTTGTGCATCTCGACTAATTCTATATGATACCTGCCACCTCCTACCAACAATAAGTAGCAGGTAACTCTGTGCTCCAAAATTAGAACAAATGGGAAGAATCAGAGTTCGAAATCAAAAGAgccatttttttccttcaaaatgcATAAACAgcttatcaattattttttaaaaaaccataAGGGACAAGTCAATCCCTCAGGAGGAGTGAGATCCTTGCGCGTAAATTAACCCAGTTAACtccatcaaaaagaaaaaaaatcttaagaaATTTGCTGCCCTAGCAActattttttctagaaaaaaattaaaattaaaatcgcTCCCCCAGCAGCAATtttccatataattttttttataaaaataattaattaatgcagcgatttctcaattttcatttttttttttaaattgctGTTAGAACAGCGATTTCCccgaaaataatttcttttttaaaaaacgcAGTTGgggcattaaaaaaaattatatgggaAGTCGTTGTTGGGGTAGGgatttaaatgattttgttTTAGAAAATTGCTGCCAGGGCAGCAATTttcttaagattttttttttgacggAGTTAAAGGGGTTAATTTATGCTCAAGCATCTTGCTCCTGATGGAACGATTTGTCCCATTtggttttttgaaaaaaaattgatacgccgtttatgtattttaaagaaaaaagtggTCATTTTAGCTCGAAAAAATTACTTAGTATTTTTTTGTCTCCACTGAGTTTAGAAAATAACTTCTTTACCACCACTTCCTTATATATCataattttgtttgatttttaaactTTGTATTTAATCGAACAGTGTCACATAATTTGTGaccaaaaaataatgaaaatttccCATCATACTTTTACTTTTCATGTATATAATAAAGAGACATTGGTCTAAAAGTATTTTGTAGAAAAATTGTGACATTTAAGGAGGTGGTGGTACAAAATTATAACCTGATGAGTCAGTCCAAGGCATTTATCCAAAAGGCAGTAGAGATGGTGACTAAAATGAATTGTCATTATATTTTGTGTTTGTAccttatgtatttattttatgtcaGAGCATATATTATATCCTCAACTAAATTAAATAGCACTTTCAAGAAAATGTTTAATTTCAGCGTTTCCTTTTTCATTCCTTAAATCAGATGGTCAAAAATATACCTAACTAGGGCTCCATTTTCACTGACAAATACAGAAGTAGTTTTTAAGATCATTGTCAGAgagaaacaaaatataaaacctTATCAAAATAGAAATTTGTCTCATTTATTGTATCTATATCAAATTATCTATcgtgttttttctttttaatgcctcttaaaaaaagttaattaagaaaaatgttGATCATGGGAAGTATCACACAGTGTAATCCCATAAATGAGGTTAAGACAGAAAATAGAATGTATTTAGACATTATCCTTACCTTTATGaggtaaaagaaatatttatactAAACTATTAGCTCAAAAGAAAAGTCATCAAAGCAAAATATCAAGGAAATATGACAACAAATATcaataaaaagtaaatgaagcatcatatatatatatatatataccatataCATCTTGCCAAATAAGAGACCATGCGACTCACATAAAGTGTGATAACACTCAACTACTTAATGGTCTTTTACTAATTTCGACATCCAAACCTTTCTATTTGGAGCATGTTAAGTTGAATTATTCGTAATGAGCACAATACCCTGTCTAAAAAATATAGCATGTCTTGTACTTTTTAGTAGCAAGGAATAACCATAGGTCCATAAGATACACTATAATTATAATGTGATAAAAGTACAAAGTGACCAatatgggttgtggtgcacgGGTGGGAatgcttcacccttaaccagaagtctcgggttcgagccttgaatatggagaaaattCTGTTGGGAGTGTCACCCTcgaatgggccctgcagagGGCAATTCGGATTTAGTCGACGTTCCAATGTGGACTCCGGACACTAGgcgaaaaaaaaaagaatttattacTAGGAGTAGTTAGTTTTGCCATGATATAACTTCATAATTTTAATGTAGGGTCTCTCTCTTTTTATTACTAGGAGTAGTTAGTTTTGCCATGACATAACTTCATAATTTTAATGTAGGGTCTCTCTTTTTATTGTATCTCTATTTGTAGTGATGTAGGGGCTTTCTCTGAAAAGATATAAGGTACAAAATTAAAGCATCCATGCACACACAATCATGTTAACCATTGAATTACTGATGGATTCAGAATATTCATTCAGAGGTTCAAAGAAAATTTTACGCTGTTAAATCATCTAAAAGATAATTTCATATATCTAATTAAAGTGAAATtagtaataaaaataagacATACAATCTGCTACAGCAATTCAAATTacactaataatttaaaaacttacACTAAGTGAAATTCAACTAGGCAACACAATTGTGTGTACCATAATATAATGATAATTAAATCCAAACATTCTTCAAATTAAGCACAAATCCTTTagagaaattaaatattatagtaattagattacattaactATGATCCTTAAGTAATTACAAGTGCAAATCTAAACTCACATGATCTTCAACTTCTCCCTTTGGTTTATAGACAAAATTGCTCTCACAATTAGTGCTAACATTAACCATTGGAGGAGTCCTAATCAaatcatcatttgaaaaaactaaattattactattatcagaagaagaagaattattGTGATAAACTGTTGGAGGAATCTGCCAAAATGTCAATGGATTTCCATTTATAGGACTAATAACATTAACATTATGGCTATTTCCATTAAACCTAGGAGTATTATTGTTAATATTTGTCCATGTTGAATGATGATGAGTTAATCTTGTAGATGCAGTTGCTTCACCAAGGCGATGACGGTTCGTTATCCCGTAAATGCTCGGTTGATCTgtcaatcaaaacaaaaaacattatatttaaagTAAACAATAATATATGAAACTATTATCACATGCttggaaaaattaattttgtcccACTATTTAGGGGAAAACATTCTTCaaggattatatttttttatatttccttGCTAGAAAATGACTtgttatttgaaaaatgtttttcgtCGTACCAAAAACACATGTacactacatatatatatatatatataaaaaaaaaatatttaccatgcACTATTGAAGATTGGAGATGAGGTCGTTTGGCATTTAGTCTTTCTTTCTTGTGTGCATTTTGATGGCCTCCTAAAGCTTGTGAAGTTGGAAAGCTCCTAAAACAATAGTGACATTCATATTTCCTCATGATTTCAACATTCTTGTCAATATGAATTTCTTTAACAGTACAATTTGCAAGATTCACCGTATTTGTTTCAGGTTCATCATGAAAAGGATTATTGTCGATAGATTCAGACATGTTGGTGGTGGTGGTCatatttgtaacaccccgtatctgaaacggaccaaaaatgcagattttgagaagttgtaggtgtaacttacggtcaccatccacggaccgtaggtcagaccacggcccgtgctggtggtccgtggttcaccactgcaacccctccccaaaccagctcagaaaattggctaagtcccgactcacggacaaacccacggtctgtagatcagaccacggtccgtggtctgtgtccgtggatcgagacttcccttaccagcctctgacacaaactatgatcgaccagcacagaccgtcattcgatccacggtccgtaggtctgaccgtagatgaggttagcagctagttagatgaaaaatattgatgggtcaacttcagatggtcaaaaattttagaacaaaatgaattatgtgtcccatgacctatgattagatagataattgaattatctttccaacgccaccgagtttactaaattccgacctccgagtaaaaagttatgcccgttttagtgaagtcctgtcgggcagactcgacctacggacccaatcgacggaccgtcgattgattgacggaccgtaggtccattccgtcagtcactccgacagcagttaattcaggggtcttttggtcttttccaatttcgtttaaccccttagatacgtcgtttaaaccctaaatcatgaggttttaatcagtttaagcctagaaacataactagaacttatccaagtcaaatcattaatcaaaacttagaaaattagaacgctacaaggagaagagaagtcaagaaccctagtttaagaacgcagcaaggttccatcaattccagccccgaaatcaaaagatttctccgtggaattcgtcatcaggtatgtgggatttcactagtgggttcctttcgcccattaggtccctagaattcagtcagattcttgattccatgattatgaacaaacctagggtttctagaaagacagcagatcatcatgaattggttatttaaatgttccaaatcagattatcatgttattgctcagtttatcgcatgaatttcagaaccctagctatgtatttctttagttcttgaattacacatgcgaggtcagatatttcagtattcagttttacatgcctcagtttatgaatgcatcattatcagattaattgttgcattctcagtttgcatgttcagtttcgagctatccagtatttacagaaactcagtcataatgtgttaaccacttaatctattgggagtagcataataccgagttggactagggtttcagcgtacccagatagtcccagaactacaagccacgtaggtgtaagtcctctatgtgggcaacatcagtttaatgatcacgccagcatgcctttatacctctggcagggtatattaggtcctctcgatggggcgtatacatcggactccacatttagctcatgtggttttatgtcggttattagtagctcccacagttcagtcagactttattgcattgaccacatttacagttcattcagtattcagtcagcatgttataaattggtcattgcattcagttagctcagtattcagtatctatatcatgttcagattatttcattgttttattgctttgttcagttatatgttatttcagctttactctatcctgcatgctcagtacctttcaagtactgacgcatacgtgcgctacatcttctcgtgatgtaggttcaggttctcaatatctagatcacgcttagatcggttcccgatcttcagttcagcagcatcagtggtgagtcctcattcttcgacgactagtgacatgtttatctttatcagttttagtctttagtttcagtttttttctagatctagttggggcatgtcccaacatttctagtcagtttagaggcttaattcagacatagttagattcagcttagtgttgagttaatatcttctttgtattaaactcatcagttttcatatatctcagttatagtatatgggtatttcccatctttcagatttatttatgatttagcttccgcacagtttctattattcagattatatttagtatgctcatgatcatgccagcagggttagcttgggatcacttgtggtcctaggtcccgtgtccgcgtctcgggggtagctcggggcgtgacaNNNNNNNNNNNNNNNNNNNNNNNNNNNNNNNNNNNNNNNNNNNNNNNNNNNNNNNNNNNNNNNNNNNNNNNNNNNNNNNNNNNNNNNNNNNNNNNNNNNNNNNNNNNNNNNNNNNNNNNNNNNNNNNNNNNNNNNNNNNNNNNNNNNNNNNNNNNNNNNNNNNNNNNNNNNNNNNNNNNNNNNNNNNNNNNNNNNNNNNNNNNNNNNNNNNNNNNNNNNNNNNNNNNNNNNNNNNNNNNNNNNNNNNNNNNNNNNNNNNNNNNNNNNNNNNNNNNNNNNNNNNNNNNNNNNNNNNNNNNNNNNNNNNNNNNNNNNNNNNNNNNNNNNNNNNNNNNNNNNNNNNNNNNNNNNNNNNNNNNNNNNNNNNNNNNNNNNNNNNNNNNNNNNNNNNNNNNNNNNNNNNNNNNNNNNNNNNNNNNNNNNNNNNNNNNNNNNNNNNNNNNNNNNNNNNNNNNNNNNNNNNNNNNNNNNNNNNNNNNNNNNNNNNNNNNNNNNNNNNNNNNNNNNNNNNNNNNNNNNNNNNNNNNNNNNNNNNNNNNNgtagagctcagtctacaacttcagcagcaccagcaggtcgcccgactcagcagggtaactcttctggtactggtggcggacagcgccaaaacaggctttatgctcttcaggctcgtcaagatcaggaagattctcctgatgtagtcactggtacgttacgagtctttgatcttgatgtttatgcattgttagatccaggggctactttgtcttttgtaactccttatatagcagtccaattcagtgttagcccagaaaccctttcagaacctttctcagtctctactccagtcggtgacctagttatagctagacgggtattcagaaattgccctgtcacagtctctcagaaagtcacctcagcagatcttgtagaattagaaatggtagacttcgatgtcattctaggtatggattggttacattcatgttatgcctcagttgattgtagaactatgattgttctttttcagtttccaaacgaACCAattctagaatggaagggtagtagcttagcgcctatgggtcaattcatttcttaccttaaggccagaaagatgatctctaagggttatctctatcatctagttcgggttaaggattctagtttcgaaaccccaactcttgagtcagttccagtggttaatgagtttccagaagtgttcccagaagatcttcctggagttcctcccgaaagggaaataaactttggaattgatctccttccagatacccagcctatctctatccctccttatagaatggctccagtaGAGCTTAAAGAactgaaagagcagttgaaagaccttctagataagggcttcatcagactcagtatttcgccatggggtgcaccagtgttgttcgtgaagaagaaagatggttttctcacaatgtgtattgactataggcagttgaacaagtcacaatcaagaataagtatcccatcccaggattgatgacttgtttgaccaacttcagggtgctagtcatttctcaaagataaacctcagatcaggttatcatcagcttagagtcagagatagtgatattccaaagatagcattcagaactcggtattgtcattatgaatttgcagtcatgtcatttggactaaccaatgcttctgcagctttcatggatttgatgaacagagtgttcaagcagtacttggacttgttcgttatcgtctttattgatgatatcctcatttactctaggaatgaggaagaacatgcgagtcatttaAGAGTttttctgcaaactctcaaagatcgccaattatttgtaaaatttaacaagtgtgagttttggttacaattagttgccttccttgggcatattgtgtctagtgaaggaattcgagtagattcccagaagatagaagcagtgaaacaatggcccagacctacctctgctacagatatcagaagtttcttgggtctagcgggctattacagacggtttgtggaaggattttcatccatagcctcaccattgactaggttgactcagaaaaaggttaagtttcagtggtcagatgattgtgagaaaagcttcgcagaattgaaaactaggttgactacagctcctgtcttgactctaccagagggttcagatggttatgtgatctattgtgatgcatccagagtcggcctaggttgtgtgttgatgcagcgaggtaaggttatagcttatgcttctagaatgcttaaggtgcatgagaagaattatctgactcatgacctcgagcttgcagcagtggtatttgcactcaagatttggagatactacttgtatggtgttcatgtagatatgTTCACaaaccataagagccttcagtatgtgttcacccaaaaAGAGTTGAATTTTTGTCAGAGAAGATGGCTTAAGTTTCTCAAAGATTTTGATATGAATGTGCATTACCGTCcgggtaaggcaaatgtagtagcagatgctcttagcatattatccatgggtagtgtagcacatgttgatgaagaaagaaaagagctagcaaaggatgttcacaaaCTTGCTTGCCTAGGAGTTCAtcttatgagcatattagatggtggtgtaacggttcagaatggagcagaatcttctttagtagtagaagttaaggaaaagcaagacagtgatccaatatTGCTAGAGCTTAATGGTGCAGTCCAGAAGCAGACATTGGAGgtattctcccaagggggagatggtgtacttcgctatcagggtcgattttgtgttcctaatgtgggtgagttgagacaacatattcttgcagaggcccacaattccaaatattctattcatccaggtgccactaagatgtaccgcaatctgcgggaagtctattggtggaatggtatgaaaagagatatagcagactttgtggctaagtgccccaattgccagcaagtaaaggtagaacatcagaaaccaggggGTATAACTCAAgggattgacattcctacttggaagtgggaagtgatcaacatggacttcatcacaggtttacctcgtactcgcagacaacatgactccatttgagtgattgttgatagggttactaagtcttctccatttttggcggtcaagactacagattcggcggaggattacgccaagctttacattaatgagattgtgaggttgcatggggttcctttgtctatcatctcagatagaggtcctcaatttacctctcatttttggaagtcattttagaagggtcttggtactcaggttaaccttagcataacatttcatccacagacggatggtcaggcagagcgtaccattcagaccttagaggacatgttgagagcttgtgtgatcgacttcaagggtagttgggatgatcaccttcctctaatagagttcgcctacaacaatagctaccattccagcattcagatggccctttatgaggcattgtatgggcgtagatgtagatctccagttggttggtttgaagtaggtaaagcagccttgataggaccagattcggtccttgatgctatggagaaagtgcaactcattagagatagacttaagactgctcagagtcgccagaagtcttatgcagatgtgagaagaagggaactagagttccaagttgatgattgggttttcctgaaagtgtcacccatgaagggagtgatgagatttggcaagaaaggaaagctcagtcccagatatgtaggcccttaccggatcttgaaaaggattggtaaagtggcttatgagttagagttgccagcagatttagcagcagtgcatccagtctttcacatttctcttttgaagaagtgtgtgggtgatccagcatccatagtgccattagagagtgtggccgtgaaagatagcctttcatatgaggatgtaccagttgagattctcgatcgtcaggttagaaggttgagaaataaagaagtcgcttcagtcaaggttttgtggaggagtcagtcagtagagggagctacttgggaagcagaagcagccatgaagtccaagtatcctcacctctttccttccgattccattccagcttgaggtaatagttcctcttcagtttttcagtcattcatgcgaaaattcagtcttagaatcatgttccttcagttggtacttgcattttcagcgtatttgcatgtccttggaactcagttcagtcagaaattcagttctcagtgtttagtggtagggattgcagccctctccctctatttcagctagtttagtcttcattcgaggacgaatggtcccaagggggagatagtgtaacaccccgtatccgaaacggaccaaaaatgcagattttgagaagttgcaggtgcaacttacggtcaccatccacggaccgtaggtcagaccacggcccgtcctggtggtccgtggttcgccactgcaacccctccccagccagctcagaaaaaaattggctaagtctcgactcacggacagacccacggtccgtagatcagaccacggtccgtggtctgtgtccgtggatcaagacctccttacccagcctctgacacgaactacggttgaccagcacggaccgtcattcgatccacggtccgtaggtctgaccgtagatcgaaggttagcagccagttagctgaaaattctgatgggtcaacttcagatggtcataacttttagcacaaaatgaattatgtgtcccatgacctatggttagatagataattgaattatctttccaacgccaccgagtttgctaaattccgacctccgagtaaaaagttatgctcgttttagtgaaggcctgtcgagcaggcttgacttacggacgcaatctacggaccgtagattgacctacggcccgtaggtccaaaccgtcgatcactccgacagcagttaattcaggggtcttttggtcttttcctatttcgtttaacccctaagatacgtcgtttagaccctaaatcatgaggttttaattagtttaagcctagaaacataactagaacttacctaagtcaaattcattaatcaaaacttagaaaattagaagcaagaagggagaaaaaggtcaagaaccctagttcaagaacgcagcgaggtttcttcagttccagccccgaaatcgaaagatttctccgtggaattcgtcaccaggtatgtgggatttcactagtgggttcctttcgcccattaggtccctagaattcagtcagattcttgattccatgattatgaacagacctagggtttctagaattac
Proteins encoded in this window:
- the LOC125865003 gene encoding zinc finger protein 8-like, translated to MEKIEREALDFMNVESFSQLPITRPVNEKPIRLFDKEFGGDGGDSTNIIRGVTNMTTTTNMSESIDNNPFHDEPETNTVNLANCTVKEIHIDKNVEIMRKYECHYCFRSFPTSQALGGHQNAHKKERLNAKRPHLQSSIVHDQPSIYGITNRHRLGEATASTRLTHHHSTWTNINNNTPRFNGNSHNVNVISPINGNPLTFWQIPPTVYHNNSSSSDNSNNLVFSNDDLIRTPPMVNVSTNCESNFVYKPKGEVEDHVSLDLHL